In a single window of the Verrucomicrobiia bacterium genome:
- a CDS encoding NAD-dependent epimerase/dehydratase family protein gives MNNRAGHIVVTGGAGFIGSHLVHRLLAEGEKVLVIDDISTGRWENLSTLRDHPNLKTIQSRVSELGDLEDHVADSRQVFHLAAAVGVELVVRSPIYTIENNLRETEAILTAASKHNTPVLIASTSEVYGKSSKPEFSEDDDLTIGPPHLGRWSYACSKLMDEFLALAHHKEKHLPSTVVRLFNTVGPRQTGRYGMVLPRFITSAKAGTPIEVYGNGEQTRCFCYVGDTVEALWRLARTPSAIGEVVNIGSTEEISIYALADRIISMLGSRSKIVLKAYNEVYPAGFEDMLRRKPSVNKLERLTGFRPLTPLSKIIEATSLSL, from the coding sequence ATGAACAATAGGGCAGGACACATAGTGGTAACGGGTGGAGCGGGATTTATCGGCTCCCATTTGGTGCATCGACTTTTGGCGGAGGGCGAAAAAGTGTTGGTGATCGATGATATTTCCACCGGGCGATGGGAAAATCTCTCAACACTCCGCGACCATCCAAACCTCAAAACTATCCAATCCCGGGTATCTGAACTGGGAGACTTGGAAGATCACGTGGCTGACAGCAGGCAAGTATTTCATCTGGCCGCCGCTGTAGGGGTTGAACTGGTCGTCCGCTCCCCCATCTATACGATTGAAAACAATCTGCGCGAAACGGAAGCCATCCTCACTGCCGCCAGCAAGCACAACACTCCAGTGCTCATCGCATCTACATCTGAAGTCTACGGCAAAAGCAGCAAACCAGAATTTTCAGAAGATGATGATCTGACTATCGGCCCTCCTCATTTGGGACGCTGGTCCTATGCCTGCTCCAAACTGATGGATGAATTCCTCGCGCTGGCTCATCACAAAGAGAAGCATCTGCCATCCACAGTAGTCCGGCTTTTCAATACCGTCGGGCCTCGCCAGACCGGCCGGTATGGCATGGTGCTGCCACGATTCATCACCTCGGCAAAGGCTGGAACCCCGATAGAAGTCTATGGCAATGGCGAGCAAACGCGCTGCTTTTGCTATGTAGGCGACACTGTAGAAGCGCTGTGGCGCCTCGCCCGCACACCATCTGCCATCGGCGAAGTAGTCAACATCGGCAGCACGGAAGAAATCTCCATTTACGCACTGGCGGACCGGATCATATCCATGCTCGGATCCAGATCTAAGATCGTTCTTAAAGCTTATAATGAAGTGTATCCCGCAGGTTTCGAGGACATGCTGCGCCGCAAACCATCCGTAAATAAACTCGAACGGCTAACAGGATTTCGCCCGCTTACTCCCCTGTCTAAAATCATTGAAGCGACCTCCCTTTCACTTTGA
- a CDS encoding cyclic nucleotide-binding domain-containing protein, whose translation MGLNIREATPQDAPQWLDLLRSALGGDFPAAEVYDINWVTSQLQPGSENRTYVAVLDGKIQAAISTLGPSGATGNPVTNLGRNLFRPESHHNGAAEGLLRHIEDLSAKEKHLIVVRVLASDNSQQILFEKQGYVCVGYQPFKHLHRSREGVLFYVHFFGEVLSTRLPLSDSLPQISELAQAVLDRIQSSTPISVRDGVTGYPLKTELTFHESTADDFDLWRMQAESANPSPEISGSYNRGLGYLRMANPSQLRTYLGQRDEKVVAGIAFYLDEQDRCVRITDSFSSDDLSMGSMLHHVVKVAQDQLSAVYIEVDILMSAPRLLKSAEQLGFVPIAYLPAFYSKAERYADVVKLVKLNMGYALENTSLTTHAQGIVKIVDYNFQDQKIGVAIINLLRGLPIFEGLGDGELRKIARLFTQKLYRPAERVFSKGDSGKEAFIVMRGQVDIVLEENSAPIASVTSGQIFGELAFLDGAARGAHAVASQASILLVIQRSAFSELVQREPHLGMVVMRNVAMDLSNKLRRANTALSPRR comes from the coding sequence ATGGGATTAAACATCCGAGAAGCAACCCCTCAAGACGCACCACAATGGCTTGATTTGCTGCGCTCTGCGCTCGGGGGAGACTTCCCCGCTGCCGAGGTCTACGACATCAATTGGGTCACCAGTCAGCTTCAACCCGGTAGCGAGAACCGCACCTACGTCGCCGTATTGGATGGTAAAATCCAGGCAGCCATCTCCACTCTCGGACCTTCAGGTGCGACCGGTAATCCCGTCACCAATCTGGGTCGCAATCTTTTCCGCCCGGAAAGCCATCATAACGGTGCCGCTGAAGGCCTCCTGCGCCATATCGAAGACCTCAGCGCCAAAGAGAAGCATCTGATCGTCGTTCGCGTTCTGGCCTCGGATAACAGCCAGCAGATCCTTTTCGAGAAGCAGGGTTACGTTTGCGTCGGTTACCAACCGTTCAAGCACCTGCATCGCTCCCGTGAAGGCGTGCTGTTCTACGTCCATTTCTTCGGTGAAGTCCTCTCCACGCGTCTGCCCTTGTCCGATTCACTGCCACAGATCAGCGAATTGGCCCAAGCAGTCTTGGACCGCATCCAGTCCAGCACCCCCATCTCCGTACGTGATGGTGTCACAGGTTATCCGCTCAAGACGGAACTTACCTTCCACGAATCGACTGCGGATGATTTCGATCTCTGGCGCATGCAGGCCGAATCGGCCAATCCTTCGCCTGAAATCTCGGGATCATACAACCGCGGTCTTGGCTACCTACGCATGGCCAATCCTTCCCAGCTTCGGACCTACTTGGGTCAGAGGGATGAAAAAGTGGTCGCTGGCATCGCTTTCTATCTGGATGAACAGGATCGGTGCGTCCGCATCACAGATTCCTTCTCCTCAGACGATCTCTCGATGGGCTCCATGCTCCATCACGTGGTCAAAGTGGCTCAAGACCAGCTTAGCGCCGTCTATATTGAAGTGGACATCCTGATGTCCGCACCCCGCCTCTTGAAGAGCGCCGAACAGCTCGGCTTCGTCCCCATCGCCTATCTGCCGGCCTTTTATTCCAAGGCGGAACGTTATGCAGACGTGGTCAAGCTCGTGAAACTGAACATGGGTTACGCGCTCGAGAACACCTCTCTGACCACACACGCCCAAGGCATCGTCAAGATCGTCGATTACAACTTCCAAGACCAGAAGATCGGCGTCGCCATCATCAATCTGCTGCGCGGCCTGCCCATCTTCGAAGGTCTGGGTGATGGCGAATTGCGCAAGATCGCCCGCCTCTTCACTCAAAAACTCTACCGACCGGCAGAGCGCGTTTTCAGCAAGGGTGATTCCGGCAAGGAAGCGTTCATCGTCATGCGCGGCCAGGTGGACATCGTATTGGAAGAAAATTCCGCCCCGATCGCTTCAGTGACCAGCGGCCAGATCTTCGGCGAACTCGCCTTCCTTGATGGTGCTGCCCGCGGCGCTCACGCCGTGGCGAGCCAGGCGAGCATTCTCCTGGTGATTCAGCGCAGTGCGTTCAGCGAACTGGTCCAGCGCGAGCCACACTTGGGCATGGTGGTCATGCGCAATGTGGCCATGGACCTCTCTAACAAGCTGCGCCGCGCCAATACAGCTCTGTCACCCCGTCGCTAA
- the nuoD gene encoding NADH dehydrogenase (quinone) subunit D — protein MSTVQDIEFKDASARAAEALANSPTLTEDGEMVGEKMVLNMGPSHPATHGVLRILLELDGEIISKAVPDVGYLHRGDEKIAENMTFNQFIPYTDRLDYLAPLANNVAYVMAVEKLLGIEKQIPERCQYIRVICCELGRIQAHLLGLGAFAMDVGALTVFLHTFTEREKIYNICEALTGARFTTSYTRVGGLSRDIPPGWVDMVRQFCDEVVVNFDESEQLLTRNPIFIDRTKGLGVISKEMAIDYGLSGPNLRGSGVNHDLRKASPYLVYDRLKFEVPIGSVGDCFDRYLVRMEEMRQSVSIIRQCLDQLPGGPINVPDGKVVLPPKDKVMTKMEELIHQFMLVTQGQNAPAGEVYFGAENPKGELGFYICSKGGGTPFRLKIRAPSFVNLSVVAELMPGHMMSDTVAILGSLDFVMGECDR, from the coding sequence ATGAGCACGGTTCAAGACATAGAATTTAAGGACGCAAGCGCCCGCGCTGCTGAAGCGCTGGCGAACTCGCCGACATTGACGGAAGACGGCGAGATGGTGGGCGAGAAGATGGTCCTGAACATGGGCCCGTCTCACCCGGCCACGCACGGCGTGCTGCGCATCCTGCTGGAGCTGGACGGCGAGATCATTTCCAAGGCGGTTCCCGATGTCGGTTATCTGCATCGCGGTGACGAGAAGATCGCGGAGAACATGACGTTCAACCAGTTCATCCCGTACACGGATCGACTGGACTACCTTGCTCCTTTGGCGAACAACGTCGCCTACGTGATGGCGGTGGAGAAGCTCTTGGGCATCGAAAAACAGATCCCCGAGCGTTGCCAATATATCCGTGTGATCTGCTGCGAGTTGGGCCGTATCCAGGCGCATTTGCTGGGCTTGGGCGCCTTCGCGATGGATGTCGGTGCGCTGACGGTGTTCCTCCATACATTCACGGAACGTGAAAAAATTTATAACATTTGTGAAGCGCTGACCGGTGCGCGTTTTACGACGAGCTACACGCGTGTCGGTGGTCTTTCGCGTGATATTCCTCCGGGCTGGGTGGATATGGTCCGCCAGTTCTGCGATGAAGTCGTGGTGAACTTCGATGAGAGCGAGCAATTGCTCACGCGCAATCCAATCTTCATCGATCGTACGAAGGGTTTGGGCGTCATCTCGAAGGAGATGGCCATCGATTACGGTCTGTCCGGCCCGAACCTGCGCGGTAGCGGTGTGAATCACGATTTGCGCAAGGCTTCGCCGTATCTGGTTTACGATCGTCTGAAGTTCGAGGTGCCGATTGGTTCCGTGGGTGATTGCTTTGACCGTTACTTGGTCCGCATGGAAGAGATGCGTCAGAGCGTGAGCATCATCCGCCAGTGCTTGGATCAATTGCCCGGTGGTCCGATCAATGTCCCGGATGGCAAGGTCGTTTTGCCGCCGAAGGACAAGGTCATGACCAAGATGGAAGAGCTGATCCATCAGTTCATGCTGGTGACGCAAGGCCAGAACGCGCCCGCTGGTGAAGTCTATTTCGGTGCGGAAAATCCGAAGGGTGAGCTGGGCTTTTACATTTGCAGCAAGGGCGGCGGTACGCCGTTCCGCCTGAAGATCCGCGCTCCATCATTTGTGAACCTCAGCGTGGTGGCCGAGTTGATGCCCGGCCACATGATGAGTGATACGGTCGCGATCTTGGGTTCGCTCGATTTCGTGATGGGTGAGTGTGACCGCTAG
- a CDS encoding type II secretion system protein, with the protein MYTRRNRAFTLIELLVVIAIIAILAGMLLPALAKAKAKAQRIKCSSNLKQVALSFKMFAGDNEQQFPGKLDVNKFAQSNRMAYRHFLMISNELGSTKILICPGDVIRQPNVSQIFGVDDSPNNLLGLASQSNKSVSYFVGVEADETKPNMLLTGDRNLGTNNLMVFASGTNYYTVLTSVDAAANPEAQWSELATNNIAPHHDNAGNYALADGSVQQASSDRLKEALRLSRQSYGANANRINFPHSDTTGAP; encoded by the coding sequence ATGTATACTCGTCGTAATCGGGCATTCACGCTGATTGAGTTGCTGGTGGTGATCGCGATCATCGCGATTCTCGCCGGTATGCTCCTGCCTGCGCTCGCCAAGGCCAAAGCCAAAGCCCAACGTATCAAGTGCTCCAGCAACCTGAAGCAGGTCGCCCTGTCCTTCAAGATGTTTGCTGGTGACAATGAACAGCAATTCCCGGGCAAGCTGGACGTGAACAAGTTCGCCCAGTCCAACCGCATGGCCTACCGTCACTTCCTCATGATCTCCAACGAGCTCGGCTCGACCAAGATCCTGATCTGCCCTGGTGACGTGATCCGTCAGCCGAACGTTTCTCAGATCTTCGGTGTTGATGATTCTCCGAACAACCTCTTGGGTCTCGCCAGCCAGTCGAACAAGTCGGTGAGCTATTTCGTGGGTGTTGAAGCTGACGAAACCAAGCCGAACATGTTGCTGACCGGTGACCGTAACTTGGGCACGAACAACCTGATGGTGTTCGCTTCCGGCACTAACTATTACACGGTGCTGACCTCGGTTGACGCTGCTGCGAATCCGGAAGCTCAGTGGTCTGAGCTCGCGACCAACAACATCGCGCCTCACCACGACAACGCTGGTAACTATGCTCTCGCTGACGGTTCCGTTCAGCAGGCCAGCTCTGATCGTTTGAAGGAAGCTCTGCGTCTCTCCCGCCAGTCATACGGCGCGAACGCGAACCGCATCAACTTCCCGCATAGCGATACGACTGGTGCGCCCTAA
- the nuoB gene encoding NADH-quinone oxidoreductase subunit NuoB → MQTNTEIGYNSKVEGEVIVTRVDAALNWFRKNSVWPMPMGLACCAIELMAAGASRFDISRFGAEVMRFSPRQSDVMIVAGTVTYKMALAVRRIYDQMPEPKWVIAMGACASTGGMYRSYAVLQGVDNIVPVDVYVAGCPPRPEALLDALMKLQKKIETQPVVKDLVITTSGKQAA, encoded by the coding sequence ATGCAAACGAACACGGAAATTGGCTATAATTCGAAGGTTGAAGGCGAAGTGATCGTCACTCGCGTGGATGCCGCGCTGAACTGGTTCCGCAAGAACTCGGTTTGGCCCATGCCCATGGGGTTGGCCTGCTGCGCCATCGAATTGATGGCCGCCGGTGCCAGCCGCTTCGATATTTCGCGTTTTGGCGCGGAAGTGATGCGTTTTTCGCCCCGTCAATCGGACGTGATGATTGTTGCGGGCACGGTGACTTACAAGATGGCCTTGGCCGTGCGTCGTATCTATGACCAAATGCCGGAGCCTAAGTGGGTGATCGCAATGGGGGCCTGCGCCTCCACAGGCGGCATGTATCGCAGCTATGCGGTACTGCAAGGTGTGGATAACATCGTGCCGGTGGATGTCTATGTGGCCGGTTGCCCGCCGCGCCCTGAAGCTTTGCTCGACGCTTTGATGAAGCTGCAAAAGAAGATTGAGACGCAGCCCGTGGTGAAGGATTTGGTCATCACGACTTCCGGTAAACAGGCCGCATAA
- a CDS encoding molybdopterin-dependent oxidoreductase, producing MSNAATTETKPAAPAPPPDTIRIKVDGKDIDVPKMLPDWQGKMVPTTMLQACQIAGGEVPHYCYHPKLPIAGNCRMCLVEFGTPMIGPDRKPVLNEDGSPKIAKSVLPYEPSTPRGAIACATPISPGMEIYPSSAATKQMREAVLESLLINHPLDCPICDQAGECKLQEYSVEHGQAASKFVEPKVHKPKAVDLGPRIILDDERCVLCTRCIRFTKDIVGDDKLGIVNRGSYNTIAAFPGTKFDNNYTLNTVDICPVGALTSKDFRFQMRVWFLKEFKSVCTSCGTGCNIVAGQRENKVYRYEPRENDSVNGPWMCDSGRLNYKWIGHAGRLSQLIKKQGGKSERVSWTAAIGEISEKLRKAANGSVAIVASARQSNEELYLLKKIATKTGALTDSVARNGEGDKLLVSADKNPNSNGARLTGIAGAELGANLAKIAESIKNGGIKTLIVFGEDVTKHGISADLLAKLDLLVVSDILPNKTTEAAHYLLPGCAHVEKRGSFTNVKGRVQKFMKGVEAPGDARAEWEFLHDLVFNVTGQNGFVSIEGLFNQMAKEVPAFNGLTWASLGDKGVTVQI from the coding sequence ATGTCTAACGCTGCGACAACGGAAACGAAACCAGCCGCTCCTGCGCCGCCGCCGGATACGATTCGTATCAAGGTGGATGGCAAGGACATCGATGTGCCGAAGATGCTGCCTGATTGGCAGGGCAAGATGGTGCCGACCACCATGCTGCAAGCCTGCCAGATCGCTGGCGGTGAAGTGCCGCATTATTGCTACCATCCGAAGCTGCCCATCGCCGGTAATTGCCGCATGTGCCTCGTCGAGTTCGGCACGCCGATGATCGGTCCAGATCGCAAGCCCGTGCTGAACGAAGACGGCTCGCCGAAGATCGCGAAGTCCGTTCTGCCTTACGAGCCCAGCACACCGCGTGGTGCGATCGCCTGTGCGACGCCCATCTCGCCGGGCATGGAGATTTATCCGAGTTCCGCCGCTACGAAGCAGATGCGCGAGGCGGTCTTGGAATCGCTGCTCATCAATCACCCGCTAGACTGCCCGATCTGCGATCAGGCCGGTGAGTGCAAGCTGCAGGAATATTCTGTCGAACACGGTCAGGCTGCGAGCAAGTTCGTGGAACCGAAAGTGCACAAGCCGAAGGCTGTGGATCTCGGACCGCGGATCATTCTTGATGACGAACGTTGCGTGCTTTGCACTCGTTGCATCCGTTTCACGAAGGATATCGTGGGTGATGACAAGCTGGGTATCGTGAATCGTGGCAGCTACAACACGATCGCAGCGTTTCCGGGCACGAAGTTCGACAACAACTACACCCTGAACACCGTGGACATCTGTCCGGTGGGTGCATTGACCTCGAAAGATTTCCGCTTCCAGATGCGCGTGTGGTTCTTGAAGGAATTCAAGAGCGTCTGCACAAGCTGCGGCACGGGCTGCAATATCGTGGCTGGCCAGCGTGAGAACAAAGTCTATCGCTACGAGCCGCGTGAAAACGACTCGGTCAATGGACCGTGGATGTGCGATAGCGGCCGCTTGAATTACAAGTGGATCGGTCACGCTGGTCGTCTCTCGCAACTCATCAAGAAACAGGGCGGCAAGTCTGAGCGCGTTTCTTGGACGGCAGCCATCGGTGAGATTTCTGAGAAGTTGCGCAAGGCGGCGAATGGTTCCGTGGCGATCGTCGCCTCGGCGCGCCAGAGCAATGAAGAGCTTTATCTGCTGAAGAAGATCGCCACCAAGACCGGTGCGCTGACGGATTCCGTCGCGCGCAACGGGGAAGGGGACAAGTTACTGGTCAGCGCGGATAAGAACCCGAACAGCAACGGCGCACGCCTCACGGGCATCGCTGGTGCAGAACTCGGGGCAAACCTCGCGAAGATCGCGGAAAGCATCAAGAACGGTGGCATCAAGACGCTCATCGTCTTCGGTGAAGACGTGACGAAGCACGGTATCAGCGCGGACTTGCTCGCGAAGCTCGATCTGTTGGTCGTCAGCGACATCTTGCCGAACAAGACCACGGAAGCGGCGCATTACCTGTTGCCGGGTTGCGCGCATGTGGAGAAGCGCGGTTCCTTCACGAATGTGAAAGGTCGCGTGCAGAAATTTATGAAAGGTGTGGAAGCTCCGGGTGACGCGCGTGCGGAATGGGAATTCCTCCATGACCTCGTGTTCAACGTCACGGGCCAGAACGGCTTTGTGAGCATCGAAGGTCTGTTCAACCAGATGGCCAAGGAAGTGCCTGCGTTCAACGGGCTCACTTGGGCATCACTCGGTGACAAGGGCGTCACTGTTCAAATTTAG
- the nuoH gene encoding NADH-quinone oxidoreductase subunit NuoH: protein MFDWINNLSPGLQIAVWGAIKILAVLFLAVLPMVSYYVMAERRISAWIQDRVGPNRVGPWGLLQPAADAVKAILKEDFMPGHVRKVYFWLAPMLTLIPAFLVLAVIPFGSTLGNQKMVIADLNVGILYTFGIVSLGVYGIVLAGYAANSKYPFLGGIRSSAQLVSYELAMGMSVVPIFMLVGDLNLSSIIGYQQGLLFGFLPNWLIFKLPFCFFIFLISAFAETNRLPFDLPESETELVAGYNTEYSSMKFAMFFMGEYTNMIAASAMMVTLFFGGWTLPFAGLDQPATTIMGGLIHIGIFVGKMLFFMVLFIWVRWMLPRFRYDQLMDLGWRRFVPFALANILFYAVVLWAMNS from the coding sequence ATGTTCGATTGGATCAATAATTTGTCTCCGGGTTTGCAGATCGCGGTCTGGGGCGCCATCAAGATTTTGGCGGTGCTCTTCCTCGCGGTGCTGCCGATGGTGTCGTACTACGTGATGGCGGAACGCCGCATCTCGGCGTGGATTCAAGATCGCGTGGGCCCGAACCGCGTCGGTCCTTGGGGCTTGCTGCAACCGGCGGCTGACGCTGTGAAGGCTATCTTGAAGGAAGACTTTATGCCTGGTCACGTGCGGAAGGTTTACTTCTGGCTCGCCCCAATGCTGACATTAATCCCGGCGTTCCTCGTGCTGGCGGTGATCCCGTTCGGCTCGACGCTCGGCAATCAGAAGATGGTGATCGCGGATCTGAACGTGGGCATCCTCTACACCTTCGGCATCGTGTCGCTCGGTGTGTATGGCATCGTGCTCGCGGGTTACGCGGCGAATTCCAAGTATCCGTTCCTAGGCGGTATTCGCTCCAGCGCCCAATTGGTCTCCTACGAACTCGCGATGGGTATGAGCGTGGTGCCGATCTTCATGCTGGTGGGTGACCTGAACCTGAGCAGCATCATCGGTTACCAGCAAGGTCTGCTGTTCGGTTTCCTGCCGAACTGGCTCATCTTCAAGCTGCCGTTCTGCTTCTTCATCTTTTTGATCTCGGCCTTTGCGGAAACGAACCGTCTGCCGTTCGATTTGCCTGAGTCCGAAACGGAACTCGTAGCTGGTTACAATACGGAATACAGCTCCATGAAGTTCGCAATGTTCTTCATGGGTGAGTATACGAATATGATCGCGGCCTCCGCGATGATGGTGACGCTGTTCTTCGGTGGCTGGACGCTGCCATTCGCAGGCTTGGATCAGCCGGCTACCACGATCATGGGTGGCTTGATCCACATCGGAATTTTTGTCGGTAAGATGTTGTTCTTCATGGTGCTGTTCATCTGGGTGCGCTGGATGCTTCCACGCTTCCGTTATGACCAGCTCATGGACTTGGGCTGGCGCCGGTTTGTGCCATTCGCCCTCGCGAACATCCTTTTCTACGCCGTTGTTTTGTGGGCCATGAACTCCTGA
- the nuoF gene encoding NADH-quinone oxidoreductase subunit NuoF — translation MPQEYKLILKNADSPGYTPDIECYLRHGGYEELKKALALPVKDLADGKKMTAQEQIRDEVLKSGLRGRGGAGFSAGLKWSFVDRKSGKPIYLICNADESEPGTFKDRQILHKDPHQLIEGMVMSCFANDVKLAYIYIRGEFPKGAKILNQALKEAREKGFLGKNILGTGVECEIYVHRGAGAYICGEETGLIESLEGKRAYPRIKPPYFPAVLGLYMCPTIVNNVETLCHVKHIMKMGAGEYAKLGTPNNTGTRIVSLSGLVNKPGYYEVEVGKATIGELIFDPQFGNGLRPGRSLKAIIPGGSSSKILKAGEKYKLKKKGADGQMVTVETDLLDLPYDFDSLMQAGTMSGSGAIIVMDDSVDIVEALANLSEFYAHESCGQCTPCREGSLWMSKALHRMTHGHGRKQDADYLLNIAQNIQGRTICAFGEACAWPVLSFVKKFKDDFEAKGAADEAKHGGAGPSKEMKIAASPNH, via the coding sequence ATGCCGCAGGAATATAAATTAATTTTGAAGAACGCCGACTCGCCGGGTTACACCCCGGATATCGAGTGCTACCTGCGTCACGGCGGTTACGAGGAGTTGAAGAAGGCGCTCGCCCTGCCAGTCAAGGACTTGGCCGACGGCAAGAAGATGACCGCCCAGGAGCAGATCCGCGACGAGGTGCTGAAGTCCGGTCTGCGCGGTCGTGGTGGTGCCGGTTTCTCGGCGGGCCTGAAATGGTCCTTCGTGGACCGCAAGAGCGGCAAGCCTATCTACCTGATCTGCAACGCTGACGAATCGGAACCGGGTACTTTCAAGGACCGTCAGATCCTGCATAAAGATCCGCATCAATTGATCGAAGGCATGGTGATGTCCTGCTTTGCCAATGATGTGAAGCTGGCCTACATCTACATCCGCGGCGAGTTCCCGAAGGGTGCCAAGATTTTGAATCAGGCACTGAAGGAAGCCCGGGAAAAAGGTTTCCTCGGTAAGAACATCCTCGGCACGGGCGTGGAGTGCGAGATTTACGTGCATCGCGGTGCGGGTGCTTACATCTGTGGTGAGGAAACGGGCTTGATCGAATCGCTGGAAGGCAAGCGTGCCTATCCGCGCATCAAGCCGCCTTACTTCCCGGCAGTGCTCGGTCTCTACATGTGCCCGACCATCGTGAACAACGTGGAGACGTTGTGCCATGTGAAGCACATCATGAAGATGGGCGCGGGCGAATACGCCAAGCTCGGCACGCCGAACAATACCGGCACGCGTATCGTGAGCTTGAGCGGTCTGGTGAACAAGCCCGGCTATTACGAAGTGGAAGTCGGCAAGGCCACCATCGGCGAACTGATTTTCGATCCGCAATTCGGCAACGGTTTGCGTCCGGGGCGTTCTTTGAAGGCCATCATTCCTGGTGGTTCTTCCTCCAAGATTTTGAAGGCGGGCGAGAAGTATAAGCTCAAGAAAAAGGGCGCGGATGGCCAGATGGTCACCGTGGAAACCGATCTGCTCGATCTGCCTTACGATTTCGATTCGCTCATGCAGGCGGGCACCATGTCCGGTTCCGGTGCTATCATCGTGATGGATGATTCCGTGGACATCGTGGAAGCGCTCGCGAACCTCTCCGAATTCTACGCGCACGAGAGCTGCGGCCAATGCACGCCGTGCCGTGAAGGTTCCCTGTGGATGAGCAAGGCCCTGCACCGCATGACCCACGGTCATGGCCGGAAGCAGGATGCGGATTACCTCCTGAACATCGCCCAGAACATCCAGGGCCGTACGATCTGCGCCTTCGGCGAAGCGTGCGCCTGGCCGGTGCTGAGCTTTGTGAAGAAGTTCAAAGATGATTTTGAAGCGAAGGGTGCGGCGGATGAGGCGAAACACGGTGGAGCCGGTCCGTCGAAGGAAATGAAAATCGCCGCCAGCCCGAATCACTGA
- a CDS encoding NADH-quinone oxidoreductase subunit C codes for MSALDLAQKLKAQFGDLLTIAAEFRGEITVQVADAEKIAEVCAFAKKELGFDYLIDISSLDHYGDDPRFTVVYELSGIGHNQHIRLKTNVSEEKSELPTVTTVWRTANWHEREIYDMMGIRFTGHPDLRRILMWDGYPYFPLRKDFPLAGKPSDLPTVAFTKPAPLEGGPFVTVAGGKDSIAREPRARIPEQN; via the coding sequence ATGTCCGCATTGGATTTGGCACAAAAGTTAAAAGCGCAATTTGGTGATTTGCTCACCATAGCCGCTGAATTCCGTGGTGAAATCACGGTGCAAGTGGCTGATGCTGAAAAGATTGCCGAAGTCTGCGCCTTCGCTAAGAAGGAATTGGGCTTCGATTATCTCATTGATATCAGCAGCTTGGACCATTACGGCGATGACCCGCGCTTCACGGTGGTCTATGAGCTGTCTGGTATCGGACATAACCAGCACATCCGCCTCAAAACCAACGTCAGTGAAGAGAAGTCCGAACTGCCGACGGTCACGACGGTCTGGCGCACGGCCAACTGGCATGAGCGTGAAATTTACGACATGATGGGTATCCGGTTCACCGGTCACCCTGATTTGCGCCGTATCTTGATGTGGGATGGTTATCCGTATTTCCCTCTGCGCAAGGACTTTCCGTTGGCAGGCAAGCCGAGTGATCTGCCGACGGTGGCCTTCACCAAGCCCGCTCCGCTGGAAGGCGGCCCGTTCGTCACGGTGGCGGGTGGCAAGGACTCCATCGCCCGCGAGCCGCGTGCACGGATTCCAGAACAGAATTAG
- a CDS encoding NAD(P)H-dependent oxidoreductase subunit E, with protein MSFTVTASFEAEIDELISHYPVNKRSASLMLLHATQEQYGYISKEAIEWIAGKLGLQPINVYELVTFYPMFRQEQPGKYVLKVCRTLSCALGGSHKLHDHLCSKFGMDPHKHGLQTSKDGKFSVEFVECLASCGTAPVMMCNEDFYESVSNEKAEEILKKCS; from the coding sequence ATGAGTTTTACGGTTACAGCCAGTTTTGAAGCCGAGATCGATGAGTTGATCTCGCACTATCCCGTGAACAAACGGAGTGCGTCGCTCATGCTTTTGCACGCCACGCAGGAGCAGTATGGCTACATCTCGAAGGAAGCCATCGAGTGGATTGCCGGCAAGCTCGGGCTTCAGCCGATCAACGTGTATGAACTCGTCACGTTCTACCCGATGTTCCGTCAGGAACAGCCGGGCAAGTACGTGTTGAAGGTCTGCCGCACGCTGAGCTGCGCGCTCGGTGGTTCGCACAAGCTGCACGATCACTTGTGCAGCAAGTTCGGCATGGACCCGCACAAGCATGGTTTGCAGACGTCGAAGGACGGCAAGTTTTCCGTGGAATTCGTGGAGTGTCTCGCCAGTTGCGGAACCGCACCGGTCATGATGTGCAACGAAGACTTTTACGAGAGTGTCAGCAACGAAAAGGCTGAGGAAATTTTGAAGAAGTGCTCATGA